The following is a genomic window from Panthera uncia isolate 11264 chromosome B4, Puncia_PCG_1.0, whole genome shotgun sequence.
gctcgctcgctcgctcgccgTCCCCTCACGGAGCCTGCGGCAGCCCACCCCAGGCGAGCCCCTCGATCCCTGGGCCTCCGGCTTCTTAACAAGGAGGAAGAGCTTCTGCCGTGAAGGCCACGTTTCCATCCACAAATGCGTCCTGAGAACTGTCACGCATCAGGCACGGACGTACAAGCAGAAATAGGCACCGAAACTCCCAGCCCCGGTGGAGCTTACTCTGGTAGGGGAGACGGTGAGcaaaacacagacacagatgACAAAGCACGGGTCGAAAGGGCGGACGCTGTGGATGGGGAGGGGCCGATTCAAGCGGGCATCAGGGGAAGTGTCACCAATGGCAACAGAGACCCAAAGAAGTGAGGGAGCGACCCACGCAGGTGGGGCATCGGACAACGTTCCAGGCGGGGCCACAGCAAACAAAGCCCCTGAAACAGAAGCCGGCCCCGCAGGTGGCAAGAACAACAAGCAGCCAGTGCGGAGCCAGACGCCCAGGCACCGGGCCGCTGAGTGAGACCTGACCTGCACCCAGAGCGACGTGCGGCCGGAGGAGCACAATCCGACCGGCGTGCACACCGTCAGAGCAGCCGCCGTGCCGCAGTCACACAGGGCGCGGGCCTGGGGGACACAGGGAGGCCGCCCGGGAGGCCGCACGAGTGATGACCTAGGCTGGAAGTGATGCTGACCCGGACCACGGAGACTGGGGGCCGAGTGGTCACATAGGGGCATATCGGGAAAAGAGAGGCCACGGGATTGGGAAGAGGGACACGAGGTGTGAGAGGAAGTCAGAAGTTAAGGGTGACTCACGACTTTCACCAGGGGACACAGATGGACCTGGCTGCCACGATCTCGCACAGAGGAGCTGCGGAGCATTTGAGGGGAAACCTGCAGTCTGGTGAGACTCCCCAGGCAGCCCTTCAGGGAGAAAAGTGCAGGGGCGGCCAGTGGAGAGCGAGGGCGGGGAGGGTCCACGTCTGGCGGGCGGTCaccaggggagggagcagggatgGCAAGAGACGAGAGCCCGGCCCGAGGCCCGGGAAGACAGCAGCCAGGGACGCAGGACCGTGGGGCGTCCTGAGTGCCAGGGGGAGGGGGCGATCGCCTGTCACCTGCTGCCAGGAGGTCGCGCGGGACGACGTGGACAGAGACCGTGGGACTGAGCCGTGTGGCGGCCGCAGGTGACCCTGACAGAGCAGCGTGGGGGTACGGGGGCGAGCCCAGCCAGAGCGGGCTCAGGAGGGGTGACCACTGTGAGGGGACCTGCGGCAAAGCAGAGCAGAGgagccagagagggaaggggcttAGGGCAGGCTCGCCTTTCGTCCGTCCTAAAAAAGGGGAACCGTCCAAACGTCCCTCCAGAGACGACGCGGCCCCAGCAGAGAGGATAACGGCGTTCTAGAATTAAGTGAGCCAACGCACGTGCAAAGAACTTTCGATAAAACTCAGCACGGGGTAAGGCCATTAAAAATGCTAACGGCAGCGATGACGCGACACATGACTACGTGACGCGTGACCCGGCAGGCCCTCCTTCCATCCGGCGAGCCCTCCAGGGCACAGGCACATCTCGCCTTCAACTGTTCCCACACCACGGCGGAGCCCGGAACGTTCAGGCAACAACCGCCTAGTGCCACTTCCTCCTCCACACCCGGTGTCGGGCACTCAGAAGCCCTCGCCCTGGGAGCCGCCGTGTCAGCCATCTGAGCACTGCCCCTCTGAGGCAATCAGGCCACGAGAGACGAGAAATTCGGGCTCTGCCGTCTCAGCCCTTCTCCCCCAGTCACCTGTGGAGCCGGTGCCAGGAGGCAGCAGGGCGAGTCTGGCCGTCACCCTGCTCCCCCGGCCACGGCAGGCAAATCACGCACGGGGCTTTCTGAAGTGCACACCGTCCAACCCGGAAACTGCCCCTGGGGCCCGGGCCTGGGGGACGAGGGCAGGGTCCCACGTGCCAGCGCAGCCCGGAGACCGGCCGCCAGGATTCCGGGCACACCTGGAACACGGGAGTCCCTTCGCCCACAAGCTGGGGGTCTCGGAGAGGCCGGGCCGCACGCTCCGGCCACGGCCGCCACGGCATTCAAGGGGCAGGCGGGCTCCTGCGGCAGGAGCCCAGGGGCGGAAGGCGCCAAGCCCGCGGCAGCTGCCCGCCCAGCACTCACCCGGTGCATGTCTTCATACTTGAGGAAAAGCACGTTCGAGTCCAGGCGGTGCTCCCAGAACTCCTGCACGTGCTCAAACCAGGAGCCGTAACCCACTGCGGAGACAAGGGGACAGGTGAAATCACAGCCCAGGGGGAACCAACGTGCACAAGTGGGGTGGCCTGGCTCCCTGCCTTCCGGAAGGTTCCGCTCTTACTGGCCAACAGCTGTGGTCCAGGAAGGGGAGAACGAGCTCTCAGCTCCGGGGGCAGTCCCCCAGGTGAGCCCCTTCTCGAGTCCCAGACCCCCGGCTTTGTGTGCCAGTCTCTCCTGCCAACGGtcctcggcccctcccctcccccacccccggacGCCCTGAAGACCTGACCACCAGGGGCAAAGCCTCTGCTCAGCAGGGGGAAGGACACTACCGGGCTCCCACGAGTTTCTGTTTAACATGAGGTCACCAGGAAGGGAGCCACGCCCGGTGCGACGGAGACACGGGGCCGGTCGGTTCCGCCGGGGGCAGGACAAAGTACAGGCCAGGCCAGAGGGCCACGGGCACAATGCCGGGCAGAACCAGGAAGTcggcgggaggaggaggggcggTGTGTGCTGACACACGAGGCCCACGCCCCACACCACAGCCCCCGCACTTTCCACACCCCTCAGGGCTTTGGTTTGCCAcatgggcaggtggggggggcggCTGCCAGTCCGTGCGGCCCCACTGCTTCGAAATGTTCTGTATAAACACCACGGATCCTCACCCGCTCCCTCAGCGAGATGAGTCTTCCCGGGGGCCTTCCGTGTTAAATGGAGGAAGGCCTCAGCCAGAGAACTCGGGGCCCTGCCAGGCACCAAGGAGCAGCCCGGCCGGGTGCTAGGCGCCAGCCAGGAGCGCTGGCCACACTGCCCGTAGCCCTGCTCCCCCCCTGGGTGCCCATCCATCCCACAAACACTGGGCCCATGGATCCCGCTTCTTGGGCTCAAATTGCTCCCAGCCTGTCTGGAGTCACCAAGACGACTGGCGGCGAAGATACGAGTGACCGACGCTGGGAGGGAGGCACCGTGACACGAGGGGCCCCGTCCCCCGTGGGGACAGACCCGGAAGGGTGTATCAGGGCTGTGAATGGACTTAAAGGTGTAAGGACAGGAGAGCCATCAAGGTGGCTCAGAGCACAAGGTCAGACGGGACAGAGGGGGCACAGCGGAATGGCAAAGGACACGCCCCAGGTGAGGCGGCCCGGCCTCTCAGATCCCGCACCGGCTGTGTGACCGGGGCAGGCCGCTTAGTCTTTCTGAGCCTGGTCCTCCACAAGCAGGGTGACAACAGGACCTATAGGGCAGCCAGCAGCCAGCACGGCGAGAACACCCACGTAATGCTCGCGGCCCCAGGGCCTGTTGGGGGGAAAGCACCGACTTGTTCCCTCTGGTCGGACACAAACCCAGTCCTGCGCAGACTGGGACTGCCGAGGGACACGGAGGCCAGGGGGTGGCAGGGGACTGCTCCTGTCCCTGTCAGAGTCACACCTCAAGCAGGAACGTAGCCTCCACCCCCCACGGTGCAGAGAACCTCGTGGATTTAAATGCGTGACAGGCTGGGAAAACCCATTGCTGCCATGCCCAGCCAGCCCGGGGCCATGACGTCAGTCTGCCGTCTCGCCAGCAGGTGGCGGCACAGCAGCAGCCTGGCCCCACAGCTTAAGGAGCGTCCTGAGGGAGCTGGAGTCCATCAGGGGTCACTGAGGGGTGGCCCGAAGGACCAGATCCCAAGGGAAAAGCTTGGGCTTTTCCCAGGGGCTCCGGCAGGGGtcgggggaagaggcagagatgaCAGAACAAAGCGAACATGGATTCAGCCAAGAGGCCTTGTTAGGGACCCACCGCGGGTTACATCCTAGCCCGCTAGGGCCTCGGTCTCCTCACTGCAGAGGTCTAGCTGCTGGGCCCGGGGTCCCCCCGGCATGCCTCCCACGGCCAGCCCGGCACGTCCCGCCCACCCCATACACAGCAGGCCGGCCTTAAAAGGCAGGCCAGCCTTCCCACTTGAGAGGACGAGGCAGAGTCCAGAGAAGGGAACAAGGACCAACTCACCAACGGGCTAATAATAAGCACGGGGGCCCCGAGAGGAGAACCCGCCTCCCGGGTCACTGCCCGCGCTGGCACACAGTTCAGGTGACCTGAGtctggggacagagcaggagtCGAACAGTCATGAacagagaaggcaagaaaacTCCCTGTCATCCCAAGGGGCTGTGTGAGAAAAGTTGCAGAACAGGCAAGCAATGCCCATGGGGGGTGACGTGGGGACTGAACAGGAGGGGTGATGTGGGGACGGTGAGGACAGTGGTCACTGCACATAAGAACAGGCAGCGGGGACAGTGAGAGATGGGGACAGCGGTCATTCGCATGGGGCCGATGATCACAAGGACAGCACATGCCTGTGTCTCTCCCAGCCCCGGTTagcaggtgcagagaggggacagaCCCTGACGGCGGGGACACTGCTTTTCCCACTCAGACTGTGCCACCCTGGGAAGGAAGCTCCACCAGGGcacctctctgcctctacccaccGTGTTCCCTCCGTTCTTGGAAGTCAACGTGCTCATCCAAGCAGATCACCTGGGAGAAGAGCAGCTCACTCTCCCCCCTCTGCGTGAGTGACCCTGCCCGTGGGACGGGCCTCCACGCTCCATCACCTGGCATGCggccccaggcacccccaccccgagTGCACAAGCCGCAACACCCATAAGCAGGGCCCTGGGAGCAGGTCCTCTAAGGTCACTCTATTAGCAAACGGTGCCCGGCCACTGCTTCTGCTGCACTGTGTTCTTCGAATTCTTTGGAACCTCACACAGAGAGGACAGCGCGAGCCTCCAAGGGCCCCAGATGAGGTGCGCTGGCTGCCAGCACTGGGAGAACAGAGAGGACATTGGGGGGCTAAGTACATGCGGCGGGAGACTCTGGTGGGATCGCAGCAACTATGTGTGGCCTTGAACTGCAGTGTCGGGCCGTGCCGTGACCTTTAAAACTCGGGAACACCTGTTTCGGGGTAACTTTTAACCACCCTGGCCCAAGCAGGAGCTAATTTAAGACCGACACCAGGTGGCAGTCAGAAGCTGGTGGCCGCCTGTCTACGGGACGCTGTCGCCATGCGGGTGGCTGCTTCTCTAGAGGCAGCGGAACATGCTGGCACTTAAGGACGTGGTTTGGAAACCACATTAAATGGCTTACTCCAAACGCCTGGCAGACTGTAAGGACCTGAGCCAGACGGCAGGcaggccgggggggtgggggaggaggctgggcagAGGGTCTTTCATGGACTCCAGGGACTTTGGGGAAGTGCAGTGGCCACCTCCCCCGCGTCCACCCCCAGCAGAGCTGGAGCAGATTCCGAGCAgctccgggctccaggctccgggcacCGAGGGCCACGTGTGCTCCACTGCACCCGTGAGGGGCCGGCCTTCCAAGAGGCTTGGGAGGGAGCTCCGGTTCAGCTGCCCGGGACTTATTTGGGACACGACATTCCTGATTTCCCCCGTGCACCTCACCCTGGTCTTGTCCCATAATCTCAGTGCAGAACCTCCGACTGGGCCACGCAAGCGGACAGCGAGGCTGAGCGCTGAGACGGGAGACGGGAAATAAAATGCGAAGTGTTATCTTCAGACTCGGGTATGGAATCGTCTGGGCCCGGATCTAACTAAAGTACTGATGTGGCCCATCTCCAGCTTTCCGGGTGCAAACCCGCACTGAACTCCCGCTCTTGGTCCCGGAAGGGTCCCCCGAGAGGCCACGGACGGCAACAGGAGAGCCACCTCGGGCAGGGGCTGCCGACTCCACGGACAAGGCCCCAGTGCAGTGGGTGTGGCCCGGGCTCTCCCGCcccggggagtggggggggggggaggggggggacatATGGAAGGGCCCCTGGCAAGCTGGGCCCCCCAGCTTGACTTCTCCCTCCCCAGACGAGCTCCTGTACAGAGCACGGCCTGTCCTTAACCCAAAGCAGGCCCCGGTCACACAGCCTGGAGCTGGGGGCCCAAGCCTGCCTGCCCCATCCTCCAGGGCAGCTGAAGGCCCACGAAGCCACAGTCCCCACTCGGGCCTCTGTCCCCGACAGCAGGACTATCTGGGCTTCCGTTTCTACTGTTCAAAATCCCGGCAGGAAGAGAAACGCTTTTACCTGGGGAACTTCTCAGGACGCCAACGACGTGCTGAGAGAGACGGGGTTCTGAGCTGGAAGCCCCGGCTGCCGCCCTGGTGAGcttcccccaccccggccccgctCCTCCGCCCATGGGCAGGGAAAGCAGGCCCAACCCACGCGGTTATCGTGGGGACCGGGGGCATCGTGCACAAGGCACACGCATGCACGGGCAACGAGGGAGCCACTGATGGCACCGGCCGACACACTTACGCTTGTCGTTCATGAACCTCCGGCAGAACTCCTGGAAAGTGCCCCGGTAGCTCATGGTCCGCAGGGAGCGGTGGAACTGGTAGTAGGACACCACCAGGTCCTTGGGGTTCCGAGCCATGTATATGACCTGTGGCGGAAGGGAGGGACGGCTCGGTCGCTGCTCCTCGGAGCCGCCGCACAgacgccccaccccccaccccaagatcaGCCCCGCTCCAGCCGAGGACACCCTCCCCCTGCAACGGCATCTGTGTTACATTTCCGTCCTGCACCATGACTTCAAAGGGACTGGAGGACAGAAACAGGCCGGTCCGGACACTGCTGATGAGAATCAGAAGCGTCACGAACCGAGCACGTCGAGAAAGTGAGGAAAGTCAGAGACCGTGAACGCGACCGTGGGTCCACAGGACCAAGGCTGGACCCAGGCTGGTCAAGCCCACGTTCCGCTGCGAGGAAAAGCCTAAATTAGAACCACGGATAAAACGCTAGGGACAAGAGCTCAAAGCTGGCCTTCACCGTGTCATAGCACGCCTAGGCCTCTGGGAACTCAGGACTGGGACCTGAGCCCTACGGGACAGTCTCTGCTTGTTGGGGGCTCCGccagggagtgggggcaggagggttACCTTAGAATCACCATTGTGGAGATCGGAGGGCAGGAAACGGTAGGGGAGGTGACTCTTGATGAGGCGAGGCGACGTCAGCTCCTGCAGAGGGTCAGAGGGAATAGCGTTCAGAGGACACACGGCTGCTCGCCCGCCTCAGGACCAGCAGCGCACCTGACAAACTTCTCACCCAACATCTGGCCACCCTCCAGACCGGACGAGACGTGGTCCCTGTCCTCGGGCACCCACAGTGTGAGCCAAGCTATCACGGGCACAGGGGTCTGCTCAGAGGGCCTGCCCGGGCcgtgaagggcagagaggaagcaggaggccGAGGTGCCCAGGGGCGTCTGCTGGACCAATCACATCGGCATCGGGCCTTCCTGCTGCTCCCGGAATGTGCCAGGCCCACGCTCCCTGCTGCCCGTCCCAGCGTGCCTGCGTGGCTCCTCTCTCGGGACCTTACTCAGCCATCCCCCAGAGGCGCCTGCCGTCCTGTGTGCTGTCCCACCTTGTGCCCTATACGGTGCCCTATACGGTATCGCCATTAAACCCCAGGTtgctcttcctcccctgctggtcTCCCTCGCTAGAATGCAAATTCTCGGAGGGTCATGACAGCCTTGTCCGTCTTGTCCTCAGCTGCACGCCAGGGTCAAAGGCAGGGCCCCGCAGGTGGTGGGCACGGCGCTACAGAAGGGCTCCGTGGAGGAGTCGACACGGGTTGGATCCACGTGGCCAACACTGGGGTGCAGACGCCCCGGGGCAGCTGCGTGAGCACTGGAGGCCGGGGTGCAGGCAGAGACCGGCTCCCGCAGGACTCTGGACTTTACGCGGAGAGCAGTGAGAGGAGGGCGGGGCGCACCCTCGGAGCTGTATTTCAGAATGCTCATCTAGAGGGAGAACGGACGGGCAGTCCATGCAGGAACTGTGGTCTGGGCTGAGAGGTGACGGACAGGAAGGGAGGCTCCATCGGAGCACTAGGATGGACTGGACTTCGGGCTACCTCCTCCACTCCCCCGACAGACGGGGTGAGCCACGCTGGGGAGCCCCCTTTCTACCTCAAAGTCACCCACGACAGCCACCGCTCCAACCGCACCATCACTGCCTACCTCGGGCGCGGGCCTCAGTCTGTCCTGgctgtcccctctccccccagccatGGGCCCCCTGAGCCCCTCAGGAGCCACTGTCACTCAGGGaccccagggagccccagggcCTGCGCGCTGCTGGCCCAGAGAGTACCTTGATGATGTCCAGGCCCGGCTGTGGGTACTCCAGGACCGGGAGCTGCTCATCGATGTTCATCAAGCCGATCTCATCAGGGTCGGCCCCCTGGCTCACCAAGTAGACCACCTCCTGCAGCAAGCTGGTGCCTGGAGGGAGAGAAGCCCAGGGAGCGGTGCTCAGAGGAAGCCCGAGGGCCAGCCCCGCTCCCCAGGCCGCACCTGCTGCCCAAGACCGCACCCGTGGCCACCGAGGGCAGAGCCCCGGTGAGCAGGACGCCCAGGAACAGGCAGGACAGGCAAGCAAGAGCGCCAGCACGGACGGGGTGACCCCCGGGAGAGAGGTGGCTCCGGGTGCCTCTTCTGGCCCCCGTGTGCGGACCCCACTCTGCACAGGCTTTCAGCTCCGGGTCCCCGGCGAGCCCAAGGCTATCCCATCACGATCCCACCTGACCTCTCAGAAGAAACAAACACAGCGGGCCGGTGCCTCTCCTCAAGACCTTGATCGTCTTACTCTGGCGGAATCGGCCTGCTGCCcgctccccatccccccccccgaAACGCTGACTGCCGAGAGCACTGTCTCACACCCCTGTCTGCACTCCCCAGAGGGCCTCATGCCGTCCCCCCACCGAAGCCAGCCCCACACGCACCCCCACGCCCGTCTGTCAACCCAGGAACACCCGCCGCCCGTCGCCTCCCCGGGACGGGCGGCCCCGCAGCAGACGGCCAGCCCGCCTGTGGCCCCTGCTCGGGCCTCTGCGCCCCTCGGGTTCTGCCACCAAGGTGAGTGAAGAGCTGGCCCTTCGCCCCCGGGGGCACCTCCAGAGCCCCCATCGCTCTCTGCTTCGGCCCCACTCACCTGGGCtggctcccaccctccccctgctcaaCAAAGGAGAACGAACATTCCAGCCCGGATGTCAgacggcacccccccccccccccccccgccccccaaggccCTCGGGGGGGGGCCTCCCATCTCCTCGGGGTAAAGTCTTCCCCACGGCCTGCAGGCCTGCCCTCGGCactctgtgccccctcccaccccctctcttgGTCCACTGAGCTCCTACTGGCCTCCTGGCAGGCCGGAGCGTGCCAAGCCCACCCCCCTGTCTGCACCTGCAGGCACCTGCCtgcagccccttcctccctcccgcaGGTCCTCCGGGGGTGAGGGCTCCCTGACCGGCCACGTCTAACACTCCCACATGGCCCCTGTCCCCGTGCCGCGCCACGACCCGGGACAGTCTGTGCGTTCCTttaaggcccccccccccccccccccccccccccccccgcctcgccccccccggggggcccgGCCCGTCCcttttagccccccccccccccaccatgaagACACAGGAGCTTTGCTGCACCAGGAGAGCCGGCACCTGGCCGTGCTGAATTCACATCTTCTGAAGGGACGGACAAACGCTGGCTGCTGAGTGACCAGAAGAGGACAGCTTGGTCAAGGAAGACTTCCCAGAGGAAGCAGCTTCGGAGCAAAGGCACTGAAGAAAATAGCGCGGTGGCTTTTTAAATTCACACAGAAATAACTTTACCTCTTAACCCACAGGATCCTCCCACCAACccgaaagggggggggggaccatcACCCCCAcctacagatgaggaacctgaggccaaACCGTGCCCCGGGTCACACAGCCGGTGTGTGGCACCCACCCCATTCCTCCTGGTGAGGCCCGTTCACCCGACAGCCCAGGGCACCTGCACCGGGGAGTCCACGCCCTTAGAAATCAGTGTGGGCAGAGTTCCCAAAACGGGCCTCTCCCAGTGACATCTTGAGGA
Proteins encoded in this region:
- the SULT4A1 gene encoding sulfotransferase 4A1 isoform X1 codes for the protein MAESEAETPSTPGEFESKYFEFHGVRLPPFCRGKMEEIANFPVRPSDVWIVTYPKSGTSLLQEVVYLVSQGADPDEIGLMNIDEQLPVLEYPQPGLDIIKELTSPRLIKSHLPYRFLPSDLHNGDSKVIYMARNPKDLVVSYYQFHRSLRTMSYRGTFQEFCRRFMNDKLGYGSWFEHVQEFWEHRLDSNVLFLKYEDMHRGSASLPGTRRGTQPSLHARRLGKRETKAWCGELVLRRGDTKDSRGTA
- the SULT4A1 gene encoding sulfotransferase 4A1 isoform X2 — encoded protein: MAESEAETPSTPGEFESKYFEFHGVRLPPFCRGKMEEIANFPVRPSDVWIVTYPKSGTSLLQEVVYLVSQGADPDEIGLMNIDEQLPVLEYPQPGLDIIKELTSPRLIKSHLPYRFLPSDLHNGDSKVIYMARNPKDLVVSYYQFHRSLRTMSYRGTFQEFCRRFMNDKLGYGSWFEHVQEFWEHRLDSNVLFLKYEDMHRDLVTMVEQLARFLGVSCDKAQLEALSEHCHQLVDQCCNAEALPVGRGRVGLWKDIFTVSMNEKFDLVYKQKMGKCDLTFDFYL